The proteins below come from a single Leptolyngbya sp. 'hensonii' genomic window:
- a CDS encoding YdeI/OmpD-associated family protein, giving the protein MAEAPENSIHPHSRSEWREWLMANHTRTQGIWLISYKKATGKPRFEYNDAVEEALCFGWIDSKPNKLDAARSLLWFAPRKPGTGWSKLNKERVERMIATGQMTPAGLAKVEAARQDGSWNALDAIEALEIPPDLDAALAAYSSARLHFEAFPRSVKRGILEWIATAKRPETRAKRIEETAQLAEQNLRANQWR; this is encoded by the coding sequence ATGGCGGAAGCCCCCGAAAACTCAATTCATCCCCACAGCCGATCGGAATGGCGAGAATGGCTGATGGCCAATCACACCCGCACCCAGGGCATCTGGCTGATCAGCTATAAGAAGGCCACTGGCAAACCTCGGTTTGAGTACAATGATGCCGTTGAAGAGGCCCTCTGCTTTGGCTGGATTGACAGCAAGCCCAATAAATTGGATGCAGCGCGATCGTTGCTCTGGTTCGCCCCCCGAAAGCCAGGCACCGGATGGTCAAAGCTCAACAAAGAGCGGGTGGAGCGGATGATCGCCACTGGACAGATGACCCCAGCGGGACTGGCTAAGGTTGAGGCCGCCAGGCAGGATGGCTCCTGGAATGCCCTGGATGCGATCGAGGCATTGGAAATCCCCCCCGATCTGGATGCGGCGCTGGCCGCATACTCTTCCGCCCGCCTGCATTTTGAGGCCTTTCCCCGTTCCGTCAAGCGGGGCATCCTGGAATGGATCGCCACGGCCAAGAGACCTGAGACCCGGGCCAAACGGATCGAAGAAACGGCCCAATTGGCTGAGCAAAACCTCCGGGCCAATCAGTGGCGTTAG
- a CDS encoding DUF364 domain-containing protein, with amino-acid sequence MPVHPRKIYDLLLEASQSQAIVREILIGLTWTCCQAEGMGLCMSPGQPTRILPWSGTLMQRSISDLTPWVRSWENYEATIGMAAINAVINAASPLIQMAQPLSPTGPANLAVFEHFLPLIRGQRVVVVGRYPGLTAYEQDIDLTVLERQPIAQDLPDTACEYLLPSADWVFLTATSIVNKTFPRLVELSQQARLVLMGPTVPWLPILAEMGIDYLAGVAVTDPVALRQTIAEGGGTRIFETGVQYHVLSLS; translated from the coding sequence ATGCCAGTCCATCCCCGAAAAATCTATGATCTGTTACTGGAGGCCAGCCAGAGTCAGGCGATCGTGCGGGAGATTCTGATCGGGCTGACCTGGACCTGCTGTCAGGCTGAGGGGATGGGGTTGTGCATGAGTCCTGGCCAGCCCACCCGTATCCTGCCCTGGTCCGGAACGCTGATGCAGCGATCGATCTCAGATCTGACGCCCTGGGTACGCTCCTGGGAAAACTACGAAGCTACGATCGGCATGGCAGCGATTAATGCTGTGATCAATGCTGCCTCCCCCCTGATCCAAATGGCCCAGCCCCTCTCCCCCACCGGGCCAGCCAACTTGGCGGTATTTGAACATTTTTTACCGCTGATCCGAGGGCAACGGGTGGTGGTGGTAGGGCGCTATCCCGGATTGACCGCCTATGAACAGGACATTGACCTGACTGTACTGGAGCGCCAACCGATCGCCCAAGACTTACCCGATACCGCCTGTGAATATCTCTTGCCATCGGCGGATTGGGTCTTTCTCACGGCCACCTCGATCGTCAACAAAACCTTTCCCCGCCTGGTGGAACTTTCGCAACAGGCCCGTTTGGTGTTGATGGGGCCAACAGTGCCCTGGTTACCCATACTAGCTGAGATGGGCATTGACTATCTGGCAGGGGTGGCGGTTACCGATCCGGTCGCCTTACGCCAGACGATCGCAGAAGGCGGCGGCACCCGAATTTTTGAGACGGGGGTGCAATATCATGTACTGTCCCTATCCTGA